In Candidatus Moanabacter tarae, the genomic stretch CTCTAATGCACGTGGGTACTCAACAGTTCACTACCTCGCAAGAAGACCTTGAGTATCTTGTCCGCCATGGGTGTTTTTCTAAGAATGAAAACAACATCACTTTTCACCGTGAATACGGATGGGACGTCCAGGAGTTAGCTGAAAAGAAGGAGAAGTGCAGTCGTTTTGGGCTCGATATGGAGATGGTAGCCCTACCTATGTCAAATTTCAACATTGATGGCAGTTACGTTCCTAATTTCATGCTGGGCAACTATGAGGAGGGAGATAAGGAACTTGATTTGATCTGCAATATGATCCGTCAGGCGGCAGAAGCGGGAATCCCAGCTATCAAGTATTTCCTCTGCGAGATGGAGAACCAACGAACAGAAAGCTATCCACCTGGGCGTGGAAATTCCCGGTTGAGTACTTGGAATTTAGAAAAAGCGCAAGACCGTCATCAGCGTTTTGATGAAGTCTTAACCGCGGAAACTAATTGGGAGCGGATCACTTACGCACTCGATCGTATTATTCCTGTGGCCACCGAGTGCAGGGTCCGCATGGCATGCCATCCCTGTGACCCTTGGCTGCCTCCTGGGTACTGTGGGGTCGATCGAGTATTAGGTGGATTCGAGGGGTTTAAACGCTTTATCGAAATAAACCCTAGCCCTTACCATGGCCTGAACTTGTGTCTTGGATGCATGGCAGAGAGCGTCGAAGATCCGCGGGGAGAGGTTCCCGAAATTATCCGGTATTTTGGGGAACGAAAGAAAATCCATCATATTCACTTCCGTAATATCATCGGGAAGCGTAACAATTTCCAGGAGGTGTGGCCAGATGAGGGAGTGATGAATATGTGGGAGAATATGAAGGCTCTTAAAGAGGTCGGATATCCTCATATGATCGTGCCTGATCATGCGCCAGGTCACGATGAACCCGGTGCTAACCGCCAAGCTTGGGCTTATGAATTCGGTTACATCAGGGCCATGATACAGGCTGTGAACGATGGAGAATAGAGACTCTATTGAGTTCGGTTCCAATTCCTAGTAACTCAGCTATAGAGTCTGAGAGCTCTGCTATGTAGCCGAATTGTCCTCGGGTAAAGGGTCATAGGGATGAAACTGTATAACAAAACCCCATGGCAATTTTCAAACAATAGGCAATAGTATGAAACAATAACCGTTATGACGGGTGGTGAAGCAGTCGTCCGATCATTAGAAGCACACAAGATTGAAGTGGTATTTGGTATTCCGGGTACTCACAACCTAGCTATATACGACGCGCTCACCCATTCTGAAAAAATTCGACACATTGTTGCTCGTCACGAGCAGGGCGCGGCATCTATGGCCGATGGCTACGCAAGAGCCAGCGGACATCCAGGAGTCTGCATCACGACGACGGGACCGGCGGCCTTGAACGCAGTCTCGTCATTGGGTACTGCCTATGCAGATTCATCACAAGTCTTACTAATCGCCAGCCAGAACCCGGTTGCAACCTTTGGTTTAGAGAAAGGTCTAATCCACGAGTGCCCAAAGCAGCTTGAGGCCCTGCAAACGGTCGTCGGAGAGGCTCTAAGACCGGAGTCTACCGGTGCGATTTCCAAAACTATTTTTAATGCTTTTGGATCGATGTCGGTCGGTCGTGCAAGACCATCTGCTATCGAAATTCCTA encodes the following:
- the uxuA_3 gene encoding Mannonate dehydratase, which gives rise to MELTAAIEKGIESGEQKIAENWRPSENGGGPPLMHVGTQQFTTSQEDLEYLVRHGCFSKNENNITFHREYGWDVQELAEKKEKCSRFGLDMEMVALPMSNFNIDGSYVPNFMLGNYEEGDKELDLICNMIRQAAEAGIPAIKYFLCEMENQRTESYPPGRGNSRLSTWNLEKAQDRHQRFDEVLTAETNWERITYALDRIIPVATECRVRMACHPCDPWLPPGYCGVDRVLGGFEGFKRFIEINPSPYHGLNLCLGCMAESVEDPRGEVPEIIRYFGERKKIHHIHFRNIIGKRNNFQEVWPDEGVMNMWENMKALKEVGYPHMIVPDHAPGHDEPGANRQAWAYEFGYIRAMIQAVNDGE